In Aspergillus fumigatus Af293 chromosome 6, whole genome shotgun sequence, the genomic window GGCAATCCAGCCAGAGCAAGACCTACGGGTCACTGGACGGACTTGGGGGATATGGGCTGGAGAAGCCAACCTGATCAAATTCTCTCCTTTCATTCGGAGAATTGATTCTCTAGGTTTCTACGTTCTCATCAACAAATATTCTGTTCAACCACAATAGCATGACGGCGGTTTACGGTTTGGTTTATGGACAATAAAGGTCAGGCATCATTCAACATTCTCGAGCTTTTCAACACCCATGACATGAGCTCATAATTGCTTTTTTTGTACTTCCGTTGTGTATATACATGGCATTTCACGAAAGCATGTTAGAAATAGCATATACACGCACCGAGGAATCCTCACTTGCCACAGCAAGCTCAAATCTGCTCTGAGTATCTCTAACATCCGTCCGGTGGGACGGCCGCCACGATAATTGGGTGATCGCTCTAGAGGGGGATACCGACCTATCAACAGTAGCAATGTGTCTCGCTTCGAGACCGTCAACTGTCACCTGGTAGATCGATAATTTTCCGCTTTCTTCCCCCGctgcaaggaagaaggaagcgTCAAGTATACTTGGAAGAATTGAAACAGCCGTGACCGAGTTTTCTAGAGAGATAGTCGTCTTGCAAGTGAACGAGTCCTGGACCTTCTCCCATAGTTTTATTGATTTGTCTCGGCCAGCCGTCGCGAAGACAGGTTTTGCCACTTGGGGGGCCCATGCCGCATCTAAAATCATTCTAGAATGGCCTTTGGGATTCGATGTCAGAAGCGAGAATGAAGAAGGGTCCTGCCCACTTCGTAGGAAGACAGCCCACTGCCGGTCTCGCCCAACACTGAGAAGGTATCGGTCATCACTCGAAAAACAAAGACTTGTAATAGTCAAAGAATGCGCTTTCAGGGAAGGTCGAATCTCACGCCAGTCAGAAGTGTCGTACAGCCGTATCACCGCATGGTCTATTGAGCTTGCTTTACAAGCAGTCGCAACCAGGGTGCGATCATGGTTCACGGCAACGGCTGATATCTCATAACCGTGGCCATAGAGTTTCTCATGCTCGGGCCATAGTGTATAGCGAGCCAACTGGTCTTCCAGTGGTGGATGCCACAGGTTTGATATCATTGCCTGGTTTGCTTGGACCTGCCGCGCCCCTGCAGCACTCTCTTCGTCTACCTCCATTGGGATGTCATCGCCCACGGCCTGGTTAGACAGGCCGAGAACTGGAATCTGGGCAGTATCTGGAAGCTCTTCGTCCGTTCCTGGTTTGAATcccgccagcttctccagtaGTTGTGCGATGGGTTTCGGCTCGTTAAACACCCGTAAAAGCTTTTCGTCGGCGCCTGATACAAAGCGAGCGGGTCCCAAGATATCAATGCAGTTCAGATCGTAACCATGAATTTGTGGTCTGGAAAACTCATGCCAAGACTTCAGTCCCTCACGCAACCACTCTGCATGCAGGCGAGTAGTCTGGTCTGCGCTGGTGGAAAGTAAATACCCTCCCGTTGGTTCCCACTGCACACCATTCACAGAGCGCACATGACCCGTAATCCCCAGTGCCTGCAGCCACATATCGCGATCGGCATCATACCTCCATGCCCTCCAGCTACCTGTTCGGCCCAGACTCACGACTTGCCTTCCGTTCGGCGACCAAAGACCAATCCAGAAACCACCAGTGCTTCCTGTAGCTGTGGTAGATCCCTTTTGGACGCTAATCTCTCCCATCCTCTCTACGGAGAGCCATACTCCGGACACTGGGTCCTGCTCCCAGATCGTCAAAGTATTgtctgcagaagcagaaagcAGCTGTTGGCGTTCCGTGCTTGGGTTCCAACAGGCGGTGTAAATCCAATCCTCATTTCCAAACAGAAGAGCTTCGAAAGTGACCGAATATTTGGACCCAGCTGCTTCGAACTGATGAGCTTTATTGGATAAGGTGGTTTCAAGTCCTCCAAGCATAGGATCTGCATCATCTGATAGTGCAGACTTGGTGGCCTCTCCTCGTTGAAGCCTCCACAACCGGATATATTTATCTTGACTGGCTGAGGCGAGCAATAGGTCCCCGGACTTGCTTTGTTTATCCTCCGTGAAGGAGAGAGAACGTACCCATGCCTCGTGGCCTGAAAGAGTCGCAGATAGTCTAAAGTTTGCCCCGGCAAGTGTGTCCTCAGAAACATAGACCTGAACATTATTCATCGTGCCGGCGACTGCCAATACCACAGGTTTGTCTTTCAATTCTGTTGACAGCGGTGTTGACAGCGGCTTCAATGATAATGCCAACGGGAAGAAGCGAGGTTTCATCGTAAGACTCTGAAATAGATCGGCCCTTATTACTGTTTCCTGCGTGTCAATCTTCCAGATCTTGACGGTACCATCTGCGGCTCCAGATGCGATGATAGCGACGCCATCGGCAACGGCAATCGTATTTACTGAGCCTGTATGACCCGTAAGAGTATGTGCATGGGCAAATTTGGTGGGGTCGACTGTATCAGCCCGCCATATCCGAATTGTTTGGTCAATGGAGCCGGTAAGAAGTAGCTTCGTACCCGTGGCAGGACATGTGTAGAATCTGACCGCACTGACTTTGTCAGTATGGCCAACGAGGAGGGCATAGACCCCGCGCTGAGAGGCATCCTAGGCCGGAAACAACAGTATTAGTCCGGTTGTGTCGAGACCAATTGAGGCACTGAGAAACTCATACACTTGGATTCCACAAGGCCACATTGTTATCTGCGCCAAAGGCGAGCACGCCTAACTGCACATCCCAGTCTGCGGCGGCCGGATGCCTGTTTCCCCCAACACTGATGTATTCTGTCGTGATTGACGCCATGGATGCGCCTGGCAATGATCGACAATTAGTGATCTGAATTGTTATAGAAGCTCAGCAACAAAGCCCAACTCTGAACACGGAAAGATGGTCGCTATCTTTCGCATGCTGAGAGGAGCGAATGGATTGATGACCACTTTTTGTGCCCGGAATTTaagcttatcgataagcacGGCCATCCCAGAGCAGCCCCTCTTCGTTTGCAATTTCCTCTCACTCGTACGTCTTCGGTCAAACACGACACCTCGACTATTCCTGAGTTAACATTTGAGAACCACATTTTCTCAAGCTGTGAGCTCAATACAAAGCAGTCATGGCTGACCCTTCTATTGTGAAAGGTGGTGCCGATAGCATCACAATTACTGTTGAGTTCACGTTAGACCACCTTCGAATGTATTGTTTTCACCTCAACGCCTGCTGACTTCCATTCGTACAGCGGTGGTTTGGAgattctcttctccaatgAACGAAAACATCATATCACGCTACCCGCTCAAGTAGATGACGGCGGCCGGCCAACCATCGCTTACTTATTACGATATCTGGTTGACAATGTTATGAAAGATCAAAGGAAAGAGCTATTTATAATGGATGACAATGTGTATGTCGCGAATGGGGCCCCCATGAATCAGTGGCAAGGCTGACAGAAAGCGGTAGACGGCCCGGTATCCTTGTCCTTATCAACGATGCCGACTGGGAACTGGAAGGCGAAGAGAGATACGAGCTCCAGTCAGGGGACAATATTGTATTCGTCTCAACACTCCACGGAGGATAGATCTGCTTGGAAACCTACATGCGCTCTATAAGAATCATCGTTTCCATGCACTCGACATGAGCTAAGATCAATCGTATAACACACAGCATGGAGGCCAGACCGAATATACAATCAGACAACATCGTCCACGTGCTGTTGCGATATCCTCTCCGGCTCACGAGGAGTTCGAAGGCCGCTTTGTGGTGTTGAAAATCCATCCTTGGGACTGCCTATTCCTCCAACCAAGGGAGAGGGTACCCCACTGGGAGGTACAGGAATCTTAATATCTTGCGGAGAGCCAGGTATAATCTCTTTTGGCAAATTAGGGATGTGTATTCTGCGCGCCTCATTTTGGTAGCTTTCCGGGATAATCTGAACGACCTGGTTAGTCGGCTGCTCTGTAGTTTAGGGGGCATTAATTGTGTCCTTACTTCGATGATTTCATCACGTGGAAACTCCAGGAATGgaatatcagcagcattgcACGCCATGAGGTAACCATAGAGGACTCTTAGTACGCTTTCATGAGCTATGATGAGAAGATCGTTCTGCTCCCGTTCAAGTTCTAAAATGATGGGTTCAAGTCGCACCGCAAGGTCATGGTAGGACTGTCATAGTGGTAAGCTCGGGTGGTCAACGTCAGATTTGAAGCTGAAATTAAACTGACCTCCGCTCGAGGGTACCGATGGTGGTAAGGATCGAGCTCATGCTTAGCCACCTCGTCCGGATACTCTTCGCGAATTCTTCGCTCAGACATTTTCTCGCAAACACCAGGGTTCAGCTGGCTCATTTGTGAGCGTTGCCGGACTT contains:
- a CDS encoding Elongator subunit ELP2; the protein is MASITTEYISVGGNRHPAAADWDVQLGVLAFGADNNVALWNPSDASQRGVYALLVGHTDKVSAVRFYTCPATGTKLLLTGSIDQTIRIWRADTVDPTKFAHAHTLTGHTGSVNTIAVADGVAIIASGAADGTVKIWKIDTQETVIRADLFQSLTMKPRFFPLALSLKPLSTPLSTELKDKPVVLAVAGTMNNVQVYVSEDTLAGANFRLSATLSGHEAWVRSLSFTEDKQSKSGDLLLASASQDKYIRLWRLQRGEATKSALSDDADPMLGGLETTLSNKAHQFEAAGSKYSVTFEALLFGNEDWIYTACWNPSTERQQLLSASADNTLTIWEQDPVSGVWLSVERMGEISVQKGSTTATGSTGGFWIGLWSPNGRQVVSLGRTGSWRAWRYDADRDMWLQALGITGHVRSVNGVQWEPTGGYLLSTSADQTTRLHAEWLREGLKSWHEFSRPQIHGYDLNCIDILGPARFVSGADEKLLRVFNEPKPIAQLLEKLAGFKPGTDEELPDTAQIPVLGLSNQAVGDDIPMEVDEESAAGARQVQANQAMISNLWHPPLEDQLARYTLWPEHEKLYGHGYEISAVAVNHDRTLVATACKASSIDHAVIRLYDTSDWREIRPSLKAHSLTITSLCFSSDDRYLLSVGRDRQWAVFLRSGQDPSSFSLLTSNPKGHSRMILDAAWAPQVAKPVFATAGRDKSIKLWEKVQDSFTCKTTISLENSVTAVSILPSILDASFFLAAGEESGKLSIYQVTVDGLEARHIATVDRSVSPSRAITQLSWRPSHRTDVRDTQSRFELAVASEDSSVRVYAISNMLS